In the genome of Colletotrichum lupini chromosome 8, complete sequence, one region contains:
- a CDS encoding short-chain dehydrogenase, with translation MPYIPNLPQIPNRYAAAHANPQGEGDARPTALQIIQDEGLVGKLDDKVALVTGGTNGIGLEIVRHLAKTGMKVFFTSRNLAKGEKVKTQLQGEDASLRLEVVEMELSSLKSVKKGAEHVLDSTVRLDVLVNNAGIAATPRGYTEEGYEQQFGVNYLAHFYLFQLLKPLLLDTAANNNVNVRVVTTSSTSHTASTVLPENNYDTANPNGKGYEPGVSYAHSNTAKIWFCNEVERRYGSEGVHAISIHPGGFGSGLMESSDEETRKMLEKLIQMPHIRKVWKSVQQGAATSQLACVGKQYDGIGGFYMEDCGVSKPIPDDTNWAGYGFKSWAFDEEGEKKLWADSLKMVGLEDEL, from the exons ATGCCTTACATCCCCAACCTGCCTCAGATCCCCAATCGCTATGCTGCGGCACATGCCAACCCCCAGGGTGAAGGTGATGCTCGCCCGACTGCACTTCAGATCATTCAAGATGAAGGTCTAGTTGGCAAGCTGGATGACAAAGTGGCGTTGGTGACGGGCGGCACCAACGGCATTGGCCTCGAGATTGTTCGGCATCTAGCCAAGACCGGCATGAAGGTATTCTTCACTTCGCGTAACCTTGCGAAGGGTGAAAAGGTCAAGACTCAGCTGCAAGGCGAAGATGCCAGCCTTAGACTGGAGGTGGTGGAAATGGAATTGAGTAGCTTGAAGAGTGTCAAGAAAGGCGCAGAGCATGTTCTAGATAGCACGGTGCGATTGGATGTTCTCGTCAACAACGCAG GCATTGCAGCAACACCACGCGGCTACACAGAAGAAGGATACGAGCAGCAGTTTGGCGTCAACTACCTCGCGCACTTCTACCTCTTCCAACTTCTCAAGCCTCTTCTTCTGGACACGGCTGCGAACAATAACGTGAACGTGCGTGTGGTCACCACCTCTAGCACATCTCACACGGCCTCGACTGTCCTCCCAGAGAACAATTACGACACGGCCAACCCCAATGGCAAGGGCTACGAGCCTGGCGTATCCTATGCACACTCTAACACGGCAAAGATCTGGTTCTGCAACGAAGTCGAGCGCCGCTACGGATCTGAGGGGGTTCACGCTATCAGCATCCATCCTGGTGGCTTCGGCAGCGGCTTGATGGAGTCTTCGGACGAGGAGACTCGCAAGATGCTGGAGAAGCTCATTCAGATGCCTCATATCAGAAAGGTGTGGAAGAGTGTTCAACAAGGTGCTGCTACAAGTCAGCTGGCGTGTGTGGGTAAGCAGTATGATGGCATTGGCGGGTTCTACATGGAGGACTGCGGTGTTAGCAAGCCCATTCCCGATGATACCAACTGGGCTGGATATGGTTTCAAGTCGTGGGCATTCGACGAGGAGGGAGAGAAGAAGCTGTGGGCTGATTCATTGAAGATGGTTGGGTTGGAGGACGAGCTCTAG
- a CDS encoding MFS transporter, protein MSPPESLGDPLKKEWQSSEALANGSSLASSMKGSDDSTGTTESQEKTEPEPEADEPPYPTGVQLGLIVFALFCSVFIVAVSQTVLATAIPTITSVFNSSDDIAWYSTGEQITAVALQLPFGQAYSLFNNKWTFLTSVVIYLAGSAVCGSAPTSVALIIGRAIQGVGMAGVFGGSFIVIARITPLRKRSLFAGLFGAAYAIASVIGPIMVNLPIGAVVVAVVIFCLPPSLCRTSAELRSMTPIQLAKKFDLLGTTLLLASLVCLMLAVQWGGGEYPWNDARVIAVLVVFGVTLLPWMALQYFQGDDATVPLSIVKQRSVASSNLYLLFLNGAFGVFIFYLPVWFQSIRGDDAESSGLKQLALCISTAVGSIVAGGLVMAIGFYNPFVILGSLLVTAGSALLMTVKSDAALGILVGAQILVGAGVGVGAEQANVAVQTVLPNEKIPKGTSLTLFTRLLGVALSVPIAQSVFQQELSKNLGSAVAAKIYGDGGATQIKDNLQKIFGNGTAEYQNALDKVNTSLTRTFELAMVLAAISFLFAILLEWKNVRKEKRSFDDAKEQKSQPKK, encoded by the exons ATGTCGCCCCCTGAAAGCCTCGGGGATCCTCTCAAAAAAGAATGGCAGTCCTCCGAAGCCCTAGCGAATGGTTCCTCTCTGGCCAGCAGTATGAAAGGCAGCGACGATTCGACGGGCACGACGGAATCGCAAGAGAAAACAGAGCCCGAGCCCGAGGCAGATGAACCACCATATCCGACAGGCGTTCAGTTGGGACTCATTGTTTTTGCGCTCTTTTGCTCGGTTTTCATCGTGGCAGTCAGTCAAACCGTACTTGCGACAGCTATCCCGACCATCACGAGCGTCTTCAATAGTTCCGATGACATTGCATGGTACAGTACGGGAGAACAGATCACGGCCGTTGCGTTGCAGCTTCCCTTTGGTCAAGCTTACTCGCTTTTCAACAACAAATGGACGTTCTTGACCTCGGTGGTCATCTACCTCGCCGGTAGCGCGGTTTGCGGCTCTGCGCCGACGTCAGTTGCCTTGATCATTGGTAGAGCCATTCAGGGTGTGGGCATGGCAGGCGTATTCGGTGGCTCATTCATCGTCATTGCTCGCATCACGCCGCTTAGAAAGCGGAGTCTGTTTGCGGGCTTGTTCGGTGCTGCATATGCCATCGCCAGTGTTATCGGACCTATCATGG TCAATCTCCCAATCGGAGCTGTAGTAGTCGCCGTCGTCATCTTCTGTTTGCCCCCTTCCCTCTGCCGGACCTCAGCGGAGCTCAGGTCTATGACCCCGATCCAGCTGGCGAAGAAGTTTGACCTTCTTGGTACTACCCTCCTACTGGCTTCTCTGGTCTGTCTGATGTTAGCGGTCCAGTGGGGCGGTGGTGAGTATCCGTGGAACGACGCGCGCGTCATCGCAGTCTTGGTTGTATTCGGGGTCACACTCCTCCCGTGGATGGCACTACAGTACTTCCAGGGAGACGATGCTACAGTGCCTCTCAGTATTGTGAAACAGCGTTCCGTTGCGTCTTCTAACCTTTACCTGCTCTTCTTGAATGGAGCTTTTGGTGTTTTCATCTTCTACTTGCCTGTTTG GTTCCAATCGATCCGGGGAGATGATGCCGAATCCTCTGGCTTGAAACAGCTAGCACTCTGCATCAGTACAGCCGTTGGCTCAATTGTAGCTGGAGGTCTTGTAATGGCGATTGGATTCTACAATCCATTCGTAATTCTGGGTTCCCTCCTGGTTACAGCCGGTTCTGCGCTCTTGATGACCGTCAAGTCTGATGCTGCACTTGGCATACT TGTTGGCGCTCAGATTCTTGTCGGTGCTGGCGTCGGTGTCGGAGCCGAACAGGCCAATGTAGCCGTTCAGACCGTACTGCCCAACGAGAAGATTCCCAAGGGCACTAGTCTGACCCTTTTCACGAGACTTTTAGGAGTTGCTCTATCAGTACCTATTGCGCAAAGCGTCTTCCAGCAAGAGCTTTCCAAGAACCTCGGTAGTGCCGTTGCTGCTAAGATTTATGGCGATGGCGGAGCTACTCAGATTAAGGACAACCTGCAAAAGATTTTCGGAAATGGGACCGCTGAGTATCAGAATGCATTGGACAAGGTCAACACTTCCTTAACGAGAACCTTTGAGCTGGCCATGGTCCTAGCCGCCATATCATTCCTCTTTGCAATTCTCTTGGAGTGGAAGAACGTCAGAAAGGAGAAGAGGTCATTTGACGATGCGAAGGAACAGAAGAGTCAGcctaaaaagtaa
- a CDS encoding ferric reductase transmembrane component 4, which produces MRMSSLPGLAAVFLAAAGMAGGVVAEEVGIAGHGLIGYGITMYQPLCAYSCRVTLSASPLNCSNVMEIHGMTMADTSPECYANDNVFLTSFAWCIHTRCTDLSVWEIEKYWQSTEASIRNSHRRLDEPGVNVNAYPPAPKWTYQEALSNVNGTPTATVVFALPLKEKSLVSDADYQVQYNTMGMFEKMEVAHERYGLILIALGAAVPIFFSLLRFIPLPKLLISKIHALFIDPPLFGRRHKAPYFNLLIMPTRGQAILIFYMVAVNVVLSGVGYDSAQPNAWWVNNKDQELLTSFSNRMGVLSFANLPLLILYAGRNNFLYWVTDWTQSTFMLLHRWTAYFCTLQACLHSAAWLQIYVSMGQHDIEAKLPYWVWGIIGTLAMSILLPASVIPFRAKLYELFLAVHIVLAVFAVVGSYLHIVYRFQDQWGYEIWMYICFAVWGFDRVARVIRMARNGLMWADITIIDEEYMQLDIEGAVGSGHAYLYFPTLTWRPWESHPFSILASRVKPASAKSMNHSIMPPQSSGNSYSKESSVMEVAAVKEKSRVGLSFLVRSFTGATGLLRSHTRVPVFVEAGYLPHHDLSKYQKLVCIIGGVAITAVAPILQTYPGNAKLYWSSRTEGLVQSVDLNGVDANVSVGNRFRLRAVLEEEVGNADGSLAVVVSGPAPMVDEARCIVSELALRAPIPITFIDETYIW; this is translated from the exons ATGAGGATGTCTTCACTTCCGGGCCTTGCGGCCGTTTTTCTGGCGGCCGCAGGTATGGCTGGCGGTGTGGTTGCTGAAGAAGTGGGCATTGCAGGACATGGACTCATTGGCTATGGTATCACCATGTACCAG CCCCTGTGTGCGTACTCGTGTCGTGTGACACTTTCAGCCAGTCCGCTTAATTGCAGCAATGTGATGGAGATTCATGGCATGACCATGGCCGATACCTCGCCGGAATGCTATGCCAACGACAACGTCTTCCTGACTTCTTTTGCATGGTGCATTCATACG AGATGTACTGATCTCTCAGTATGGGAGATCGAAAAGTACTGGCAGTCGACCGAAGCTAGCATCCGCAATAGCCATAGGAGGCTTGACGAACCAGGCGTCAATGTCAATGCCTACCCCCCAGCGCCGAAGTGGACCTACCAGGAGGCACTTAGCAATGTGAATGGAACTCCTACAGCCACTGTAGTGTTTGCATTGCCTCTAAAGGAAAAGTCTCTGGTGTCAGATGCCGACTATCAAGTGCAGTACAACACCATGGGCATGTTCGAGAAGATGGAGGTTGCCCACGAGAGATATGG TCTCATCCTAATTGCCCTGGGCGCAGCAGTCCCAATCTTCTTCTCTTTGCTTCGGTTTATCCCGCTGCCCAAACTGCTTATCTCGAAGATCCACGCTCTCTTCATCGACCCACCGTTGTTCGGGCGGAGACACAAGGCTCCTTATTTCAACCTGCTGATCATGCCAACACGTGGTCAGGCAATATTGATCTTCTACATGGTAGCCGTCAATGTCGTCCTCAGTGGTGTAGGCTACGACTCGGCCCAGCCCAACGCCTGGTGGGTCAATAACAAGGACCAGGAGCTCTTGACGTCCTTTAGCAATCGCATGGGTGTCCTGAGTTTTGCGAACTTACCGCTTCTCATCCTCTACGCTGGGAGAAACAATTTCCTCTACTGGGTTACTGACTGGACCCAGTCCACTTTCATGCTCTTGCATCGGTGGACCGCGTACTTTTGTACTCTTCAGGCCTGCCTTCATTCGGCAGCTTGGCTTCAGATCTACGTCAGCATGGGCCAGCATGATATCGAAGCCAAGCTGCCCTACTGGGTCTGGGGCATCATCGGCACGCTGGCAATGAGCATCTTGTTGCCGGCTTCGGTCATTCCCTTCCGCGCCAAACTCTACGAGCTGTTCCTGGCTGTTCATATCGTCCTTGCTGTTTTCGCCGTAGTCGGATCGTACCTACACATTGTCTACAGATTCCAAGACCAGTGGGGTTATGAGATCTGGATGTACATCTGCTTCGCCGTTTGGGGGTTCGATCGGGTAGCGAGAGTAATCCGGATGGCGAGGAATGGCTTGATGTGGGCTGACATCACCATCATCGACGAGGAGTATATGCAGCTGGACATTGAAGGCGCGGTCGGGAGCGGGCACGCCTACCTCTACTTCCCAACACTTACATGGCGACCTTGGGAGAGCCACCCGTTCTCCATTTTGGCCTCCAGAGTGAAGCCTGCTTCAGCAAAGTCGATGAATCACAGTATTATGCCACCTCAGAGTTCGGGTAACTCCTACTCAAAGGAGTCGAGTGTTATGGAGGTGGCTGCTGTCAAGGAGAAGTCCCGCGTCGGGCTTTCGTTCCTGGTCAGATCCTTCACGGGGGCAACAGGACTGCTTCGCTCACACACTCGAGTGCCAGTTTTTGTCGAAGCAGGGTACCTTCCACACCATGACCTCAGCAAGTATCAGAAACTTGTCTGCATCATAGGAGGTGTTGCTATCACAGCTGTAGCCCCAATTCTGCAGACGTATCCCGGCAACGCGAAGCTGTATTGGTCTTCGCGAACCGAAGGGCTCGTTCAGAGCGTCGATCTCAACGGCGTCGATGCAAACGTCTCGGTAGGCAACAGATTCAGGCTCCGTGCTGTCTTGGAGGAGGAAGTTGGCAATGCAGACGGCAGCTTGGCGGTCGTCGTCAGTGGACCTGCACCGATGGTAGACGAAGCTCGCTGCATTGTGAGCGAACTCGCCCTGCGGGCACCTATTCCAATAACCTTCATCGACGAGACGTACATATGGTAA
- a CDS encoding ribose-phosphate diphosphokinase encodes MRGTLIFAGSSCPVLTNQICENLGMAPAQAELTQFSNGETSVRILTSVREKDVFVVQSGSAKVNDTIMELLIMISACNGGSANKITAVLPYFPYSRQSKKKSHRGAITARMLANLLGVAGVKHVITVDLHASQMQGFFKCPVDNLHAEPLIARWIRHNVPNWKEAVVVSKNAGGTKRVTSLADALKLNFGMVTTEKNRKGTNMTSSMIMHHLDNLDREPVLETTREPPRPSTPPAAPGRAARIRTDAHGSPQFTSAPRSHPRSMDDRPTTPTQSKPGDGSVDDDDEEEGDAQYDDRRAHEVTHGRLVQGHIVDDDYPSPAASTVSGSVQGDDPMTMSHASSFFAPEPHALGGSGDAAPESDEEDEVLKDPKVEHMITLVGDVKNRTVFIVDDMIDKPNSWIAAAETVVKKGRAKKVYCMATHGVFGGDSLDQLQACECIDTILVTNSFPIPEDQAKRCPKLVVLDLSFLLAEAIRRNHYGESISPLFSGERACKDCLGYSSPDTASFSAFSYLGLAQGFSFFIEFQYVCGILGGDRHFSAAFWATTAKSGMAKRWLQPKKIRVPKETLVGLAQHQHKACMACARVPQLIHLFSPLPDGSLGCIHRITLSYLSHQRCCFLNSRGPVHPRTGLERSVGRLIFDSKKIPLPVVFMTATASGTVGVCADFYTRTAYP; translated from the exons ATGCGCGGCACTCTCATCTTCGCGGGCTCCTCCTGCCCAGTCCTCACTAATCAGATATGTGAGAACCTGGGCATGGCTCCTGCCCAGGCGGAGCTTACCCAATTTTCCAAT GGCGAGACGAGCGTGCGAATCTTGACCAGCGTCCGCGAAAAGGATGTCTTTGTCGTCCAGTCCGGCAGCGCCAAGGTCAACGACACCATCATGGAGTTGTTGATTATGATCTCGGCCTGCAATGGCGGATCAGCAAACAAGATCACTG CTGTGCTTCCGTACTTCCCCTACAGTCGCCAGTCGAAGAAGAAGTCCCATCGGGGTGCCATCACAGCAAGAATGCTTGCCAACCTCCTCGGCGTGGCCGGCGTTAAGCACGTCATTACCGTCGACCTGCACGCTTCCCAGATGCAGGGTTTCTTTAAGTGCCCGGTGGACAACCTTCACGCCGAACCCCTCATTGCGAGATGGATTCGTCACAACGTGCCCAACTGGAAGGAGGCCGTTGTCGTGTCCAAGAACGCGGGCGGAACCAAGCGTGTGACATCGCTTGCAGACGCATTGAAGCTCAACTTTGGCATGGTCACAACAGAGAAGAACCGGAAGGGAACCAACATGACTTCGAGTATGATCATGCATCACCTGGACAATCTCGATCGGGAACCCGTGTTGGAGACAACGCGTGAGCCACCCAGACCTTCCACACCTCCCGCTGCACCTGGCCGAGCTGCCCGGATCAGAACCGACGCACACGGTTCCCCTCAGTTCACCAGCGCTCCGAGGTCCCACCCTAGATCGATGGACGACCGGCCCACAACACCCACGCAGTCCAAGCCTGGCGATGGGTCGgtcgacgacgatgatgaggaggagggcgACGCGCAGTACGATGATCGTCGCGCCCATGAAGTTACGCACGGCCGATTGGTTCAGGGTCACATAGTGGACGACGACTATCCATCGCCAGCTGCATCGACCGTCAGCGGCAGCGTTCAGGGCGACGATCCCATGACCATGTCGCACGCATCATCATTCTTTGCTCCCGAGCCCCATGCCCTAGGAGGTTCTGGAGACGCGGCCCCGGAGTCGGACGAAGAGGACGAGGTCCTGAAGGATCCCAAGGTCGAGCACATGATCACGCTGGTCGGCGATGTCAAGAACAGAACCGTCTTCATCGTTGATGACATGATCGACAAGCCCAACTCGTGGATCGCCGCTGCCGAGACAGTCGTCAAGAAGGGCCGCGCCAAGAAGGTCTACTGCATGGCCACCCATGGCGTGTTCGGCGGCGACAGTCTCGACCAGCTTCAGGCGTGCGAGTGCATCGATACCATTCTCGTGACCAACAGCTTCCCCATCCCCGAGGATCAGGCCAAGCGGTGCCCCAAGCTCGTGGTACTGGACCTCTCCTTCCTCCTTGCTGAGGCGATTCGCCGTAACCACTACGGCGAATCAATCTCCCCTCT ATTTTCCGGCGAGAGAGCGTGCAAGGATTGTCTCGGTTACAGTTCGCCTGACACGGCTTCTTTTTCTGCTTTTTCCTATCTTGGACTGGCTCAAggattctctttttttattgaGTTCCAGTATGTGTGCGGCATACTCGGGGGAGACAGGCATTTCAGCGCGGCGTTCTGGGCTACAACGGCAAAGAGTGGAATGGCCAAGAGATGGTTGCAACCAAAAAAAATACGCGTTCCCAAGGAGACTTTGGTAGGTCTTGCTCAACATCAACACAAAGCATG TATGGCGTGTGCGCGCGTTCCTCAACTGATACACCTTTTTTCACCTTTACCTGATGGAAGCCTGGGCTGCATCCATCGCATCACCCTTTCTTACCTTTCACACCAACGATGCTGTTTTCTGAACAGCCGGGGCCCAGTTCATCCCAGAACAGGCCTTGAACGGAGCGTTGGCAGATTAATTTTCGACTCAAAGAAGATCCCTCTTCCGGTCGTCTTCATGACGGCCACAGCCTCCGGGACTG TCGGCGTGTGCGCCGACTTT TACACACGTACCGCATACCCCTAG